The following are encoded in a window of Palaemon carinicauda isolate YSFRI2023 chromosome 31, ASM3689809v2, whole genome shotgun sequence genomic DNA:
- the LOC137624467 gene encoding hemocyanin B chain-like: MQCKTWQCFVQNAAYWRERMNEGEFVYALYTAIIHSDVGHGVVLPPLYEITPHLFTNSEVIQKAYTAKMRNTPGIFQMKFTGTKKNKEQRIAYFGEDIGMNLHHVTWHMDYPFWWEDKYGHNLNRKGELFFWAHHQLTVRFDAERLSNWLDVVDELHWEKPIVEGFAPETTYKYGGEFPARPDNVVFQDVDGVARVRDMLIMESRIRDAIAHGYLIAKDGSKIDIMNDSGIDKLGDIIESSMYSPNIQYYGQLHNLAHIMLGRQSDPHGKYNMPPGVMEHFETATRDPSFFRLHKYMDSIFKEHKDTLLPYNREDLLFPGVSVLSIDVDKDLKTFFEDYEFDLRNAVDSAEGIQDVDLKANVRRLNHEDFSFVAEVTNNNGGNVLATFRIFLCPQYDNNLVEYTFSHGYWQCIEMDKFWKNLSPGSNRVIRKSTDSSVTVPDTPSFQTLIDAADQAVTSGGTLDVSQYERSCGIPNRMLLPKGKIDGMEFALILAVTDGSTDALNAAAVSEQGGSHAHCGSHHEVYPDRRPMGFPLDRPIPDRRVLDETPNFKYRIVKVFHEDK; this comes from the exons ATGCAGTGCAAGACCTGGCAGTGCTTTGTACAAAATGCAGCTTACTGGCGAGAACGCATGAATGAGGGAGAGTTTGTCTATGCTTTATACACTGCCATCATCCATTCTGATGTAGGACATGGAGTTGTTTTACCTCCACTCTACGAGATTACACCTCACTTGTTCACTAACAGTGAGGTCATCCAAAAGGCTTACACTGCTAAGATGAGAAATACCCCTGGAATATTCCAAATGAAATTCACAGgtacaaagaaaaacaaagaacAGAGAATTGCCTACTTTGGAGAAGATATTGGTATGAATCTCCATCATGTCACTTGGCATATGGATTATCCCTTTTGGTGGGAAGACAAATATGGACACAACTTGAACCGTAAGGGAGAACTCTTCTTCTGGGCTCATCACCAGTTAACTGTACGCTTTGATGCAGAGCGTCTCTCCAACTGGCTAGATGTTGTTGATGAACTTCATTGGGAGAAACCTATTGTTGAAGGCTTTGCCCCTGAGACAACTTATAAATACGGAGGAGAATTCCCAGCCCGACCGGACAATGTGGTTTTCCAAGACGTTGATGGTGTGGCCAGAGTTCGAGACATGCTCATCATGGAAAGTCGTATTCGAGATGCCATAGCACATGGATATCTTATTGCCAAAGATGGCTCTAAAATTGATATCATGAATGATAGTGGTATAGACAAACTGGGAGATATCATTGAGTCTTCAATGTACAGTCCTAATATCCAGTACTATGGTCAGCTTCATAATCTTGCTCACATAATGCTTGGTCGCCAAAGTGACCCTCACGGTAAATACAATATGCCTCCTGGTGTCATGGAACACTTTGAAACTGCAACGCGAGACCCAAGTTTCTTCAGACTTCATAAATATATGGATAGCATTTTCAAAGAACACAAAGACACTCTTCTTCCTTATAATAGAGAAGATCTTCTCTTCCCTGGTGTATCTGTACTAAGCATCGATGTTGACAAAGACCTCAAGACTTTCTTTGAAGATTATGAATTTGATCTACGAAATGCAGTAGATAGTGCTGAGGGCATTCAGGATGTCGATCTAAAAGCTAATGTGCGTCGACTAAATCATGAAGACTTCTCTTTTGTTGCTGAAGTTACCAACAATAATGGAGGGAATGTACTTGCTACCTTCCGTATCTTCTTATGCCCACAGTATGATAATAACTTGGTGGAATACACATTCTCTCATGGCTACTGGCAATGCATTGAAATGGATAAATTCTGGAAGAACT TGTCACCTGGATCAAATCGCGTAATCAGAAAGTCCACCGACTCCTCTGTCACTGTTCCTGATACACCATCCTTCCAGACTCTAATTGATGCTGCAGATCAGGCTGTTACAAGTGGTGGAACCCTTGACGTGTCCCAGTACGAACGATCCTGTGGCATACCTAATAGAATGCTTCTTCCCAAAGGAAAGATAGATGGAATGGAATTTGCTCTGATCCTCGCAGTCACAGATGGGTCTACTGATGCTCTTAATGCCGCTGCTGTAAGTGAACAGGGTGGCAGTCATGCTCATTGTGGTTCTCACCATGAAGTGTACCCAGATAGGCGACCCATGGGCTTCCCCTTGGATCGTCCCATTCCAGACAGGAGGGTGTTGGACGAGACTCCCAACTTCAAGTACAGAATTGTCAAGGTCTTCCATGAAGACAAATAA
- the LOC137624465 gene encoding hemocyanin B chain-like — protein sequence MLTFELWLSTRKQEEYLKRPKDVSRHRAISCHFTMKVLVLCALLALAAADTPLPKRQQDVNHLLWKVYDHHHFDDLKGYAAAFDPVADKSQYKDGGEAAEHLVQEYKDHRLLEQHHWFSLFNERQREEALMLFDVFMQCKTWDCAVHNAAYWREHMNEGEFVYALYTAVIHSDLGNGIVLPPLYEVTPHMFTNSEIIQKAYTAKMTNKPGKFEMEFTGTKKNKEQRVAYFGEDIGMNLHHVTWHMDFPFWWEDKYGSHLDRKGELFFWVHHQLTVRFDSERLSNYLDMVDELQWEKPVEEGFAPHTIYKYGGEFPARPDHIHFEDVDGVARVRDMIIMESRIRDAIAHGYITDKDGKVIDIMNDQGVDKLGDIIESSMYSPNVQYYGALHNLAHIMLGRQGDPHGKYNMPPGVMEHFETATRDPTFFRLHKYMDNIFKEHKYSLPPYTHEDLDFPGVNIDSLSIEGELKTFFEDYEFDLRNAVDSAEGIAMVDLKANVHRLNHNDFSFVADVNNNNGKEVVGTFRVYLCPEYDNNHEQFDFNNGSWHCIEMDKFWKKLSPGGNHVVRKSSDSAVTVPDVPSLQSLMDAADSGSFSMPEYERACGIPNRMLLPKGKKDGMEFALILAVTDGSYDLTHPDVESEHGGTHAHCGAHGEIYPDKRPMGFPLDRRIPDRRVFDETTNFKLTHVKVYHDDHHH from the exons ATGTTGACGTTTGAACTTTGGCTTTCAACGAGGAAACAAGAGGAGTATTTAAAGAGGCCAAAAGACGTCTCTCGTCACAGAGCCATCTCCTGTCACTTCACAATGAAGGTGCTTGTCTTGTGCGCTTTGCTGGCACTTGCTGCCGCAG atACCCCATTGCCCAAGAGACAGCAGGATGTTAACCACCTACTGTGGAAAGTGTATGACCATCACCACTTTGATGATTTGAAAGGATATGCAGCAGCCTTTGACCCAGTAGCTGACAAATCACAATATAAGGATGGAGGAGAAGCTGCAGAACATCTAGTCCAGGAATACAAAGACCACAGGCTCCTTGAACAACATCACTGGTTCTCCCTCTTCAATGAACGCCAAAGAGAAGAGGCCCTCATGCTGTTTGATGTGTTCATGCAGTGCAAGACCTGGGATTGTGCTGTTCATAATGCTGCATACTGGCGTGAACATATGAATGAAGGAGAATTTGTTTATGCTTTGTACACAGCTGTTATTCATTCTGATCTTGGAaatggcattgttctgcctcctcTGTATGAAGTTACTCCTCACATGTTCACAAACAGTGAAATTATCCAAAAGGCTTACACAGCAAAGATGACTAATAAACCAGGTAAATTTGAGATGGAATTTACTGGTACAAAGAAAAATAAGGAACAACGTGTGGCTTACTTTGGAGAAGACATTGGAATGAATCTCCATCACGTGACATGGCATATGGATTTTCCCTTCTGGTGGGAAGACAAATATGGAAGTCATTTGGATCGCAAGGGAGAACTTTTCTTCTGGGTTCATCATCAGCTGACTGTTCGCTTTGATTCTGAACGTCTATCCAACTATTTGGATATGGTAGATGAACTCCAGTGGGAGAAACCAGTGGAAGAAGGCTTTGCCCCACACACTATCTACAAGTATGGTGGCGAATTCCCTGCCCGTCCTGACCATATTCACTTTGAAGATGTTGATGGAGTAGCAAGAGTTCGTGACATGATAATCATGGAAAGCCGTATCCGCGATGCCATAGCTCATGGATACATCACTGATAAGGATGGTAAAGTTATTGACATCATGAATGACCAAGGTGTGGACAAACTTGGTGACATTATTGAATCTTCTATGTACAGTCCCAATGTGCAGTATTATGGAGCTCTCCACAACTTGGCTCACATTATGCTTGGACGTCAAGGAGATCCTCATGGAAAATACAATATGCCTCCAGGTGTAATGGAACATTTTGAAACAGCTACTCGTGATCCCACATTCTTCCGActtcataaatatatggataaCATCTTTAAGGAACATAAATATAGTCTTCCTCCATACACTCATGAAGACCTAGACTTCCCTGGTGTCAACATTGATAGCCTTAGCATTGAGGGAGAACTTAAAACATTCTTTGAGGACTATGAATTTGACCTTCGAAATGCTGTAGATTCTGCTGAAGGTATTGCTATGGTTGATCTGAAAGCCAATGTACATCGTCTAAACCATAATGACTTCTCCTTTGTTGCTGATGTCAACAATAACAATGGAAAAGAGGTCGTGGGTACTTTCCGCGTGTACCTTTGCCCCGAATATGACAACAATCATGAGCAGTTTGATTTCAATAATGGTAGCTGGCACTGTATCGAAATGGACAAATTCTGGAAGAAGT TGTCTCCTGGAGGAAATCATGTGGTAAGGAAATCCAGTGACTCTGCAGTGACTGTTCCTGATGTACCTAGCCTGCAGTCTCTCATGGATGCAGCTGACAGTGGTAGCTTCTCCATGCCTGAATACGAAAGGGCTTGCGGCATTCCCAACAGAATGCTTTTGCCCAAGGGTAAGAAGGACGGCATGGAATTTGCTCTGATTTTGGCTGTCACAGATGGAAGCTATGACTTAACTCATCCTGATGTTGAATCTGAGCATGGAGGAACTCACGCTCACTGTGGAGCCCATGGTGAGATCTACCCAGACAAGCGTCCCATGGGATTCCCTCTTGATCGTCGCATCCCAGACAGACGAGTCTTTGATGAAACTACCAACTTCAAACTTACTCATGTCAAGGTATACCATGATGACCACCATCATTGA
- the LOC137624466 gene encoding hemocyanin B chain-like gives MLTFELWLSTRKPEEYLKRPEDVSRHRAISCHFTMKVLVLCALLALAAADTPLPKRQQDVNHLLWKVYDHHHFDDLKGYAAAFDPVADKSQYKDGGEAAEHLVQEYKDHRLLEQHHWFSLFNERQREEALMLFDVFMQCKTWDCAVHNAAYWREHMNEGEFVYALYTAVIHSDLGNGIVLPPLYEVTPHMFTNSEIIQKAYTAKMTNKPGKFEMEFTGTKKNKEQRVAYFGEDIGMNLHHVTWHMDFPFWWEDKYGGHLDRKGELFFWVHHQLTVRFDSERLSNYLDMVDELQWEKPVEEGFAPHTIYKYGGEFPARPDHIHFEDVDGVARVRDMIIMESRIRDAIAHGYITDKDGKVIDIMNDQGVDKLGDIIESSMYSPNVQYYGALHNLAHIMLGRQGDPHGKYNMPPGVMEHFETATRDPTFFRLHKYMDNIFKEHKYSLPPYTHEDLDFPGVNVDSLSIEGELKTFFEDYEFDLRNAVDSAEGIAMVDLKANVHRLNHNDFSFVADVNNNNGKEVVGTFRVYLCPEYDNNHEQFDFNNGSWHCIEMDKFWKKLSPGGNHVVRKSSDSAVTVPDVPSLQSLMDAADSGSFSMPEYERACGIPNRMLLPKGKKDGMEFALILAVTDGSYDLTHPDVESEHGGTHAHCGAHGEIYPDKRPMGFPLDRRIPDRRVFDETTNFKLTHVKVYHDDHHH, from the exons ATGTTGACGTTTGAACTTTGGCTTTCAACGAGGAAACCAGAGGAGTATTTAAAGAGGCCAGAAGACGTCTCTCGTCACAGAGCCATCTCCTGTCACTTCACAATGAAGGTGCTTGTCTTGTGCGCTTTGCTGGCACTTGCTGCCGCAG ATACCCCATTGCCCAAGAGACAACAGGATGTTAACCACCTACTGTGGAAAGTGTACGACCATCACCACTTTGATGATTTGAAAGGATATGCTGCCGCCTTTGACCCAGTGGCTGACAAATCACAATATAAGGATGGAGGAGAAGCTGCAGAACATCTAGTCCAGGAATACAAAGACCACAGGCTCCTTGAACAACATCACTGGTTCTCCCTCTTCAATGAACGCCAAAGAGAAGAGGCCCTCATGCTGTTTGATGTGTTCATGCAGTGCAAGACCTGGGATTGTGCTGTTCATAATGCTGCATACTGGCGTGAACATATGAATGAAGGAGAATTTGTTTATGCTTTGTACACAGCTGTTATTCATTCTGATCTTGGCAATGGCATTGTTCTTCCTCCTCTGTATGAAGTTACTCCTCACATGTTCACAAACAGTGAAATTATCCAAAAGGCTTACACAGCAAAGATGACTAATAAACCAGGTAAATTTGAGATGGAATTTACTGGTACAAAGAAAAATAAGGAACAACGTGTGGCTTACTTTGGAGAAGACATTGGAATGAATCTGCATCACGTGACATGGCATATGGATTTTCCCTTCTGGTGGGAAGACAAATATGGAGGACACTTGGATCGCAAGGGAGAACTTTTCTTCTGGGTTCATCATCAGCTGACTGTTCGCTTTGATTCTGAACGTCTATCCAACTATTTGGATATGGTAGATGAACTCCAGTGGGAGAAACCAGTGGAAGAAGGCTTTGCCCCACACACTATCTACAAGTATGGAGGCGAATTCCCTGCCCGTCCTGACCATATTCACTTTGAAGATGTTGATGGAGTAGCAAGAGTTCGTGACATGATAATCATGGAAAGCCGTATCCGTGATGCCATAGCTCATGGATACATCACTGATAAGGATGGTAAAGTTATTGACATCATGAATGACCAAGGTGTTGACAAACTTGGTGACATTATTGAATCTTCTATGTACAGCCCCAATGTCCAATATTATGGAGCTCTCCACAACTTGGCTCACATTATGCTTGGACGTCAAGGAGATCCTCATGGAAAATACAATATGCCTCCAGGTGTAATGGAACATTTTGAAACCGCTACTCGTGACCCTACATTCTTCCGtcttcataaatatatggataaCATCTTTAAGGAACATAAATATAGTCTTCCTCCATACACTCATGAAGACCTGGACTTCCCTGGTGTCAACGTTGATAGCCTTAGCATTGAGGGAGAACTTAAAACATTCTTTGAAGACTACGAATTTGACCTTCGAAATGCTGTAGATTCTGCTGAAGGTATTGCTATGGTTGATCTGAAAGCCAACGTACATCGTCTAAACCATAATGACTTCTCCTTTGTTGCTGATGTCAACAATAACAATGGAAAAGAGGTCGTGGGTACTTTCCGCGTGTACCTTTGCCCCGAATATGACAACAATCATGAGCAGTTTGATTTCAATAATGGTAGCTGGCACTGTATTGAAATGGACAAATTCTGGAAGAAAT TGTCTCCTGGAGGAAACCATGTGGTAAGGAAATCCAGTGACTCTGCAGTGACTGTTCCTGATGTACCTAGCCTGCAGTCTCTCATGGATGCAGCTGACAGTGGTAGCTTCTCCATGCCTGAATATGAAAGGGCTTGTGGCATCCCCAACAGAATGCTTTTGCCCAAGGGTAAGAAGGACGGCATGGAATTTGCTCTGATTTTGGCTGTCACAGATGGAAGCTATGACTTAACTCACCCTGATGTTGAATCTGAGCATGGAGGAACTCACGCTCACTGTGGAGCCCATGGTGAGATCTACCCAGACAAGCGTCCCATGGGATTCCCTCTTGATCGTCGCATCCCAGACAGACGAGTCTTTGATGAAACTACCAACTTCAAACTTACTCATGTCAAGGTATACCATGATGACCACCACCATTGA